From Chryseobacterium camelliae:
CCGGGATGTTTAATGTCAATGTTTTTGCCCCGATGCTTCAGCTGGCTGCATTGTCCCCTTTGCTGAAAGAGGGAAGTGCTGTCCTGGTGACTTCATCAACGGCGGTGTACGAAGGCCTGGCCGGCGTTTCATTGTACAGCGCAACGAAAGGAGCGGTTTTATCGGCCGCCAGAAGCTGGGCGTCCGAGCTTGCTCCCAGAAAGATCCGCGTAAATACATTGGTTCCGGGTCCCATCAAATCCAACCTGCGTGCCGGGCTGCCCCCTGAAATGAAAAAAGAACTGGAGGACCACCTGGCCGAAACACTTCTTCTGAAACGCATTGGCGAACCTGAAGAAGCGGCTGCACTGGCATTATTTTTACTGTCCGATGAAGCCAGTTTCATCACCGGGTCTTCTTATCTGGTGGACGGTGGATATCTGCTGACCTGACTTTAGACAGGACCCTTTACGGTTGATCATGCTGAGGGTTCCTATCAACTTTCAGGGATTGGGATGCAATATAAGCATGGCTAATGCGGCACAGATCTGATAGTAATATTTTTTAGCTTTGTAAAAAAAATATGAACATGGATGCAGTCTTTAAAGCG
This genomic window contains:
- a CDS encoding SDR family NAD(P)-dependent oxidoreductase, whose amino-acid sequence is MNKRFDNKKILITGGNSGIGLAGAKRLTEEGATVIITGKNKERLAEAKQFLGSNTIVIEDDLSDGKSAERIVPVVEKIGGLDGLWLNAGFASGGELQVLDMETITGMFNVNVFAPMLQLAALSPLLKEGSAVLVTSSTAVYEGLAGVSLYSATKGAVLSAARSWASELAPRKIRVNTLVPGPIKSNLRAGLPPEMKKELEDHLAETLLLKRIGEPEEAAALALFLLSDEASFITGSSYLVDGGYLLT